From the genome of Nitrospinaceae bacterium:
ATGTCCATGTTCTGCTCGCGGCTGTTCTCGCCGATGATCATTCCCTCGTAAACCTCATCCGTTGGCCCGACGAAAAGAACACCCCTGCCTTGTAAGTGCTCGATGGCGTAGCCGGTGACTTTACCCGTCCGGTCCGCGACAAGTGCGCCGGTGATTCGTCCGGGAATATCTCCTGCCCAGGGGGCCCAGCCGCCAAAGATGGTGGTGAAGATGCCGGTGCCCCGCGTGTCCGTCATAAATTCATTGCGGTAGCCGAACAGGCCTCGGCTCGGGATGCTGAATTCAAGGCGAGCGCGGCCCGTGCCGTGGTTGACCATCTGGGTCATCTTGCCCCGGCGGCCGCCGAGTTTTTGTGTGATTGCGCCGATATATTCCTCGGGCACATCAATGACGACGTTCTCCAGAGGCTCAAGGGTTTTGCCCCCCTCTTTGCGGATGATGACCTCCGGGGGCCCGACTGTGATTTCGAATCTCTCGCGGCGAAGCTGTTCAATTAAAATGGCGAGTTGAAGCGAGCCACGGCCCGAGAGGCGAAAGGCGTCGGTGGCTTCGGTCTCCTCGGCGATAATGGCCGGGTTGTTGAGCGATTCGCGGAAGATGCGATCTCTGATCTGGCGCGAGGTGAGCAAATTGCCGCTCCGCCCGGAGAAGGGCGAGTCGTTGATGCGAAAGATCATGGCGATTGTCGGCTCATCGAGCACGATGGGGGGAAGCGTCACAGGATTTTCCAGGTCGGCGATGGTGTCGCCGATGCTGATCGGATCAAAGCCCGCAATCGCGATGATATCTCCTGCGCTGGCCTCGGTGATTTCTTTTCGCTGAAGGCCCTCGTAGCCGTAGAGGACGGTAACTTCACCCGTGGAGTTTTCGGTGGTTCGGCTCATGACAGTGCATTTGTCCCGGGGGCTGATCTTGCCGTTCCAAACGCGACCGATGGCGAGGCGGCCGACATAGTTGTCGTACTCTAATTGGGCGACGAGAAACTGAAGCGGCGCGTCTACCTCAAAGCTCGGGGGCGGGATGGTCTTGAGCAGCGCCGCGAAGATGGGCTCAAGGTTGTCTTCAATTTTTTCGGGCGAGAGGCCCGCGCGCCCGTCTTTGGCGATGGCGTAGAGGACGGGAAAATCTAACTGATCCTCGTCTGCGTCAAGATCGATGAACAGGTCGTAAACCTCGCTAAGTACTTCCTCGGCGCGCGCATCGGAGCGATCTATTTTGTTGATGACAACGACGAAGGGCAGGTTGCGCTCGAGCGCCTTGGCGACGACGAAACGCGTCTGTGGGAGCGGGCCCTCGGAGGCGTCCACCAGGAGCATCGCACCGTCCACCATCGAGAGCACACGTTCTACCTCGCCGCCAAAATCGGCATGGCCCGGGGTGTCCACGATGTTGAAAAGCGTGTCCTGATATTTGACCGCACAGTTTTTCGCCATGATGGTGATGCCTTTTTCACGCTCAAGGTCCATCGAATCCATTACCCGCTCGGCCACGGCCTGACCTTCGCGGAAGATACCGCTCTGCCAGAGCAGCGAGTCTACGAGTGTCGTTTTGCCATGGTCGACGTGGGCGATAATGGCGAAGTTGCGAATGTCATTGCGAATGGCGGTGGCCATGTCCTGCTCCTGGTTTTAGCGTGAAAAAAAGGCTCGCTCCAAGCTCTTGGAAGCTTGAGCGGGGGGGATAATGGCTCAAATGGGGATATGGTACAAGAGCCAGGCCCCGGGGGCCTCAATCCCTTGCAGTATAAGGAGATTCGACGGAAATTCGGTGTAGCGGCTAGCTATCGAACAGGTATTTTGAGAGCATGAACCAATCAATTCCATTCAACGTAAATGGTGTGTTTCCCAGGGAGGCATTATGACGGATGAACCTATCTTGACGACCGATCAAAAATTCGCGCCCGGCGAGCGGCCCATCGATAAGCCCGAGCTTCGCCCCGGAGGCACACTCACCCGCCAGTGGGCAGAGACCGAATGGTCGGGAGATGGCCAGATTAAAGTGGGTCGCAAGGATAAATTCGAGGTCTTTTGCGATGAGCCGCCCCGCATCGGCGGCAAAGATCGCTATCCCCAGCCGCTGACCTATATTTGCATGGGCGTGGGGTTCTGACTGCTCACCCAGCTTGCGCGGTTCGCGCATATGATGAAAATCGAAATCAAGTCGGCCAGTTGTCGTGTGGAGATGGATTATTTTATGAAGGGCTCGGTTCTTAAGGGAACTGTGGAATCCGGGTGCACAGAGTCGCGCACTTTGTTTCGGGTCGAGAGTGATGCGCCGCCTGAGAAAATTGCCTTACTCATTCGGAACGCGAAACAGGGGTGCTATGCCGAGCAGATGATCGAGACCGCAGTCCCGCTCAAAAGCGAAGTCGAGCTCAACGGCGCATCGCTCGCGCTCGATGGAATCACCGAATAGGGAAGTTTATTTCTTTGGTTAGCCGATCAGAAAAATTTCAACCCACGCGCAATGTACGCTTGTTTTGTGGAACTCTCCGCCCCATGATTTTTCTGTGCCAAGGGGCGGCCCTAGCCGCCTTGGAGCCGGAGCCCCGGGTGGCCCTTGCGGGCCCTTTGGATTAGCTCGCGCAGCCCCTGTGTGTTCATTCCACCAGTGATGAGCTCGTCTCCGATAATAAAGGCGGGCGTTCCGGTGATGCCCAGCACCTGGCCCAGCTCCTGGTTGTTAATAAGTTCTTTCCTGATGTCGGGAGAATTCATATCCTGCCGGAGTTTTATTAGGTCCATTCCCAGAGATTTGGCGAGTGACATGAGGCCTGCCTCGTCTGTTTTGGCCTTGCCGCTCATCATAGCCTTGTGAATTTCGAGGTATTTTCCTTGCGCCTTTGCGGCCAGTGCTACGCGTGCCGCAAAAACCGAGCCCGGCCCAAGGATGGGAAATTCTTTGAATACGATCCGCACCTTCGGATCGGTTTTTTCTATCTCCATCAGCGCCGGGAACGACTTGCGGCAGTAGGAGCAATGGTAATCGAAGAATTCGACAACGGTAACATCACCCTTGGGGTTTCCCCCGACAGGGGAGCCGGGGTTTCGGGTGAGTTGTTTGCTGAAAATCTTAAGGTTCTTTTTCGCCTGCGCGGCCTGTGCTGCTTTCTGGCGAGCCTGGTGATCCTTAACAGATTTAAGGATGACTTCAGGGTGGCGGAGAATGTAGCTCTCGATCAATTTTTCGATCCGCTCCTTGTCGAGATCGGGCGCTGTTTTTTTCAGCTCGGCTGCCCCGGCGGGGGTGATGAGGATGGCTGCGGACATGGCAGCGGCAAGCAGTATTGATAAGGCCCGGGTCAAAGTTATCAAAATTTTCTCCGCTCGAAATAGATGGATTGAAGGCGCCAATAGGCGACTGAATAACATTAATTTAGCATATCCTATATCGATTCTCGGGTGGAGGCGGGCTTATGATATTTCCTCAGCCCGAAAATTTAGCGGAAAATCGCTTATGGCGTCGGCATCGAGGGGAGGCGGCGTACCAGGAGAACTATAAAAAGAGGCAGCAGTATTATTTATTATAAACACAAAGCACATTCAGGCGGACGTAGAGGCAGATTTTGAATTCTACCGCTTCTCCTTAATCCCTTGGTTTTAGTAGCGAATGAACACTTGGAGACTTTTAGTCCTGTTGCGCCTTGAGGTGGGCCGAGGGCCGGAGGTAAGATTGCTCAAAGCAGGGGGGAAGTTTTTTTTTGTCGCCTTATTCGGAGTGATTTCCGCAATGGAAAATATTCATATCGATGAATTTCCGGAACTTCGGAATCCGCTTTTTGTTCTTGCCTTTGAGGGTTGGAACGATGCGGCGCAATCGGCCACCATCGCCGCCAAGTTTCTCGTAAGCCGATACGAGGGCAAACGATTCGCATGGTTTGAGTCCGATGATTTTTTTCAGTTCTCAGAGCAGCGACCACAGGTGCGTCTCGACATCGATGGCGATCGGCAGATTACGTGGCCCGAAAATGAATTTTATTATTGTCAGCATCCGGATCTATCGAGAGATTTGGTTGTCTGCACTGGCGTTGAGCCTCAACTGAAATGGAAATCCTTTGGCCGAGATGTCGCAGAGTTGGCAAAACGATGCGGCGTTGAATTGGTGGTGACAATGGGTGGTCTTCTGGCGGGAAATTCTCACGAAGATCCGTTGGAGTTAGTGTGTCTTGCGACCGAATCCAGATTGTCAGAGCTGGCGGAGCTTCCTGTGACTAAATATGAAGGTCCCACAGGCATCGTCGGTGTGATTCATACCCAGATGCAAAATGAGCATGTCCCGGCTGTGAGCCTTTGGGTAAATATTCCCCAGAACATTGCATCGCTCCCCAACCCGAAGGGAGCTCTTTCCCTGCTAGATCGTCTCGGTGCTGTCAGCGAGATAAAGATGGACCTTACCGAACTGGAAGATTCGGCGGTGCGATTCGATTCGGAGGTGGAGGAAGCGATTAAAAAAGAACCAGGCATTTCGCGCTTTCTCTCCCAGATGGGGACAGCCGGCGGTATGGGCGAGGATGAGGAGGATGAGGAAGAGTTCCAAGAAGAAGATATTTCAGGCGAGGATTTGCCTTCTGGAGAAGAACTCGCCGATGAGATCGAATCTTTCTTTCGTCGCCGCAACGGCGACAAATCCGACTGATTTTTTGCGATCTGTCCTGAGCGAATCGAATATAAATCTAGCGATACTAAGGCTTGATGATAAAAAGCATATTGCCAGCCTTTTTTGTTCAGGTGATTTTTGTGCCTCTTCCCGCAATTTCCTTCTATGCGAATTAGGAATTTTCTGAGTTGAACATGCGCGCGTTCG
Proteins encoded in this window:
- the typA gene encoding translational GTPase TypA encodes the protein MATAIRNDIRNFAIIAHVDHGKTTLVDSLLWQSGIFREGQAVAERVMDSMDLEREKGITIMAKNCAVKYQDTLFNIVDTPGHADFGGEVERVLSMVDGAMLLVDASEGPLPQTRFVVAKALERNLPFVVVINKIDRSDARAEEVLSEVYDLFIDLDADEDQLDFPVLYAIAKDGRAGLSPEKIEDNLEPIFAALLKTIPPPSFEVDAPLQFLVAQLEYDNYVGRLAIGRVWNGKISPRDKCTVMSRTTENSTGEVTVLYGYEGLQRKEITEASAGDIIAIAGFDPISIGDTIADLENPVTLPPIVLDEPTIAMIFRINDSPFSGRSGNLLTSRQIRDRIFRESLNNPAIIAEETEATDAFRLSGRGSLQLAILIEQLRRERFEITVGPPEVIIRKEGGKTLEPLENVVIDVPEEYIGAITQKLGGRRGKMTQMVNHGTGRARLEFSIPSRGLFGYRNEFMTDTRGTGIFTTIFGGWAPWAGDIPGRITGALVADRTGKVTGYAIEHLQGRGVLFVGPTDEVYEGMIIGENSREQNMDINITKEKKLTNMRASGSDNSDQLVPPRLFNLEQAIDFLKEGECLEVTPDAFRFRKSDLKTRKRA
- a CDS encoding DsbA family protein: MITLTRALSILLAAAMSAAILITPAGAAELKKTAPDLDKERIEKLIESYILRHPEVILKSVKDHQARQKAAQAAQAKKNLKIFSKQLTRNPGSPVGGNPKGDVTVVEFFDYHCSYCRKSFPALMEIEKTDPKVRIVFKEFPILGPGSVFAARVALAAKAQGKYLEIHKAMMSGKAKTDEAGLMSLAKSLGMDLIKLRQDMNSPDIRKELINNQELGQVLGITGTPAFIIGDELITGGMNTQGLRELIQRARKGHPGLRLQGG
- a CDS encoding PAC2 family protein; amino-acid sequence: MENIHIDEFPELRNPLFVLAFEGWNDAAQSATIAAKFLVSRYEGKRFAWFESDDFFQFSEQRPQVRLDIDGDRQITWPENEFYYCQHPDLSRDLVVCTGVEPQLKWKSFGRDVAELAKRCGVELVVTMGGLLAGNSHEDPLELVCLATESRLSELAELPVTKYEGPTGIVGVIHTQMQNEHVPAVSLWVNIPQNIASLPNPKGALSLLDRLGAVSEIKMDLTELEDSAVRFDSEVEEAIKKEPGISRFLSQMGTAGGMGEDEEDEEEFQEEDISGEDLPSGEELADEIESFFRRRNGDKSD